In Phyllopteryx taeniolatus isolate TA_2022b chromosome 1, UOR_Ptae_1.2, whole genome shotgun sequence, the following proteins share a genomic window:
- the slc52a3 gene encoding solute carrier family 52, riboflavin transporter, member 3-A isoform X2 has protein sequence MALLVHTLACAFGLGSWVAVNGLWVELPLIVNSLPEGWELPSYLTVLIQMANLGPLLIALMHKARPGRLSERAVIYAILSVGVLSCGLLAFFWDRTSIVAGASHSTAFFIIAFFLSLVDCTSSVTFLPFMMRLPAEYITTYFIGEGLSGFVPGVVALAQGAGMAECVNSTQATTGNHTGGNHSFLQTEYLPPNFSTQVFFFFLTAMMCISLAAFIALNRIRPPPDENLMAGSTASVCSGLDNPAADTDGKDAKWENEEGSHARPPPAELDHSVYQLAFIYFLVVWVNGATNGVLPSVQTYSCMPYGNLAYHLSAALASVANPGACTVAMFFQNRSLVFLGALALLGTGFGSYNMAAAAMSPCPLLQGSAAGEVIIVLSWLSFTGTLSYVKVMLGVILRDRSRSALVWCGAAAQAGSLLGSVTVFPLVNVLVLFKAGDFCNTKCPL, from the exons ATGGCGCTTCTGGTCCACACGCTGGCCTGCGCCTTTGGCCTGGGCTCCTGGGTAGCCGTGAACGGCCTGTGGGTGGAGCTGCCGCTCATCGTCAACAGCCTCCCCGAAGGATGGGAGCTTCCCTCCTACCTGACCGTCCTCATCCAGATGGCCAACCTGGGACCTTTGCTCATCGCTCTCATGCACAAAGCCAGGCCGGGCCGCTTGAGCGAGCGGGCCGTCATCTACGCCATCCTCTCCGTTGGCGTCTTGTCCTGCGGACTGCTGGCCTTCTTCTGGGACCGAACGAGCATTGTGGCCGGTGCGTCGCACAGCACCGCGTTCTTCATCATCGCTTTCTTCCTATCGCTGGTGGATTGCACCTCCTCTGTCACCTTCCTGCCTTTCATGATGCGGCTTCCCGCCGAGTACATCACCACATACTTTATCGGGGAGGGCCTGAGCGGCTTCGTTCCTGGCGTCGTCGCTCTGGCTCAAGGCGCGGGCATGGCCGAGTGCGTTAACTCTACTCAGGCGACGACGGGAAACCACACAGGTGGAAACCATTCGTTCCTCCAGACCGAGTATCTCCCACCCAACTTTTCCACACAggtgttcttcttcttcttaacgGCCATGATGTGCATAAGTCTGGCTGCTTTCATCGCCCTCAACAGGATTCGTCCGCCGCCCGACGAAAACCTGATGGCGGGTTCGACCGCGTCGGTCTGCTCCGGCCTGGACAATCCTGCAGCGGATACTGACGGAAAGGatgcaaaatgggaaaatgagGAGGGGAGCCACGCGAGGCCTCCGCCCGCCGAGCTCGATCACTCCGTATACCAACTCGCCTTCATCTACTTCCTGGTGGTGTGGGTCAACGGCGCCACCAACGGCGTGCTGCCCTCTGTGCAGACGTACTCCTGCATGCCCTACGGCAACCTGGCCTATCACCTCTCGGCCGCGCTGGCTTCAGTGGCCAACCCGGGAGCTTGCACCGTCGCAATGTTTTTCCAGAACAG GTCTCTCGTGTTTCTCGGCGCGCTGGCGCTGTTGGGTACGGGCTTCGGCAGCTATAACATGGCCGCGGCCGCTATGAGCCCCTGCCCTTTGCTTCAGGGCTCCGCGGCCGGAGAAGTCATCATC gtcctcTCGTGGCTCTCGTTCACCGGAACTCTGTCTTACGTCAAAGTGATGCTGGGGGTCATCCTGCGTGACCGCAGCCGCAGCGCCCTGGTTTGGTGCGGCGCCGCAGCACAAGCGGGCTCGCTGCTGGGCTCTGTTACCGTGTTCCCGCTCGTCAACGTCCTCGTGCTCTTCAAGGCCGGGGACTTCTGCAACACCAAATGTCCGCTCTGA
- the slc52a3 gene encoding solute carrier family 52, riboflavin transporter, member 3-A isoform X1: MALLVHTLACAFGLGSWVAVNGLWVELPLIVNSLPEGWELPSYLTVLIQMANLGPLLIALMHKARPGRLSERAVIYAILSVGVLSCGLLAFFWDRTSIVAGASHSTAFFIIAFFLSLVDCTSSVTFLPFMMRLPAEYITTYFIGEGLSGFVPGVVALAQGAGMAECVNSTQATTGNHTGGNHSFLQTEYLPPNFSTQVFFFFLTAMMCISLAAFIALNRIRPPPDENLMAGSTASVCSGLDNPAADTDGKDAKWENEEGSHARPPPAELDHSVYQLAFIYFLVVWVNGATNGVLPSVQTYSCMPYGNLAYHLSAALASVANPGACTVAMFFQNRSLVFLGALALLGTGFGSYNMAAAAMSPCPLLQGSAAGEVIITFQPVRNTAAKPPRRMKRCWSSALPREGFPIGSCTSCPPFIKGGQEEEEEEEGSNYYTSAGAVAAVASAAGHLGDSLTPTLSKNKKIRKANWAPIGPVQPPGLTVIGGQAQMGLSHSDILSLRCTFSKDAHKSLH, translated from the exons ATGGCGCTTCTGGTCCACACGCTGGCCTGCGCCTTTGGCCTGGGCTCCTGGGTAGCCGTGAACGGCCTGTGGGTGGAGCTGCCGCTCATCGTCAACAGCCTCCCCGAAGGATGGGAGCTTCCCTCCTACCTGACCGTCCTCATCCAGATGGCCAACCTGGGACCTTTGCTCATCGCTCTCATGCACAAAGCCAGGCCGGGCCGCTTGAGCGAGCGGGCCGTCATCTACGCCATCCTCTCCGTTGGCGTCTTGTCCTGCGGACTGCTGGCCTTCTTCTGGGACCGAACGAGCATTGTGGCCGGTGCGTCGCACAGCACCGCGTTCTTCATCATCGCTTTCTTCCTATCGCTGGTGGATTGCACCTCCTCTGTCACCTTCCTGCCTTTCATGATGCGGCTTCCCGCCGAGTACATCACCACATACTTTATCGGGGAGGGCCTGAGCGGCTTCGTTCCTGGCGTCGTCGCTCTGGCTCAAGGCGCGGGCATGGCCGAGTGCGTTAACTCTACTCAGGCGACGACGGGAAACCACACAGGTGGAAACCATTCGTTCCTCCAGACCGAGTATCTCCCACCCAACTTTTCCACACAggtgttcttcttcttcttaacgGCCATGATGTGCATAAGTCTGGCTGCTTTCATCGCCCTCAACAGGATTCGTCCGCCGCCCGACGAAAACCTGATGGCGGGTTCGACCGCGTCGGTCTGCTCCGGCCTGGACAATCCTGCAGCGGATACTGACGGAAAGGatgcaaaatgggaaaatgagGAGGGGAGCCACGCGAGGCCTCCGCCCGCCGAGCTCGATCACTCCGTATACCAACTCGCCTTCATCTACTTCCTGGTGGTGTGGGTCAACGGCGCCACCAACGGCGTGCTGCCCTCTGTGCAGACGTACTCCTGCATGCCCTACGGCAACCTGGCCTATCACCTCTCGGCCGCGCTGGCTTCAGTGGCCAACCCGGGAGCTTGCACCGTCGCAATGTTTTTCCAGAACAG GTCTCTCGTGTTTCTCGGCGCGCTGGCGCTGTTGGGTACGGGCTTCGGCAGCTATAACATGGCCGCGGCCGCTATGAGCCCCTGCCCTTTGCTTCAGGGCTCCGCGGCCGGAGAAGTCATCATC acATTTCAGCCTGTCAGAAATACTGCTGCAAAACCGCCGAGGAGGATGAAAAGATGCTGGTCATCCGCGCTTCCCAGAGAAGGTTTCCCCATCGGCAGCTGCACCTCCTGCCCGCCCTTCATAAAGGgcgggcaggaggaggaggaggaggaggagggctcTAATTACTACACCTCAGCGGGGGCCGTCGCGGCTGTTGCTTCTGCCGCCGGTCACTTGGGAGATTCCCTGACCCCGACactgagtaaaaacaaaaagataaggAAGGCAAATTGGGCCCCAATTGGCCCCGTGCAGCCTCCGGGGCTCACGGTCATTGGAGGACAAGCACAGATGGGACTTTCTCACTCGGACATATTGAGTCTTCGCTGCACTTTTTCCAAGGACGCTCATAAATCACTGCACtga